Proteins from a genomic interval of Eriocheir sinensis breed Jianghai 21 chromosome 20, ASM2467909v1, whole genome shotgun sequence:
- the LOC127001065 gene encoding uncharacterized PE-PGRS family protein PE_PGRS54-like, with product MASDSQRVRGGTAGNGRCKSLGGNGRCKSLGGNGRCKSLGGNGRCKSLGGNGRCKSLGGNGRCKSLGGNGRCKSLGGNGRCKSLGGNGRCKSVGGNGRCKSVGGNGRCKSVGGNGRCKSVGGNGRCKSVGGNGRCKSVGGNGRCKSLGGNGRCKSLGGNGRCKSVGGNGRYKSLGGNGRCKSLGGNGRCKSVGGNGRCKSLGGNGRCKSLGGNGRCKSVGGNGRCKSLGGNGRCKSLGGNGRCKSLGGNGRCKSLGGNGRCKSLGGNGRCKSLGGNGRCKSLGGNGRCKSLGGNGRCKSVGGNGRCKSLGGNGRCKSLGGNGRCKSLGGNGRCKSLGGNGRCKSLGGNGRCKSLGGNGRCKSLGGNGRCKSVGGNGRCKSLGGNGRCKSLGGNGRCKSLGGNGRCKSLGGNGRCKSLGGNGRCKSLGGNGRCKSLGGNGRCKSLGGNGRCKSLGGNGRCKSLGGNGRCKSLGGNGRCKSLGGNGRCKSLGGNGRCKSLGGNGRCKSLGGNGRYKSLGGNGRYKSLGGNGRYKSLGGNGRYKSLGGNGRCKSLGGNGRCKSLGQ from the exons ATGGCCTCAGATTCCCAG AGAGTCAGGGGCGGAACAGCAGGCAATGGTAGGTGCAAAAGTCTGGGCGGCAATGGTCGGTGCAAGAGTCTGGGTGGCAATGGTCGGTGCAAGAGTCTGGGTGGCAATGGTCGGTGCAAGAGTCTGGGTGGCAATGGTCGGTGCAAGAGTCTGGGTGGCAATGGTCGGTGCAAGAGTCTGGGCGGCAATGGTCGGTGCAAGAGTCTGGGCGGCAATGGTCGGTGCAAGAGTCTGGGCGGCAATGGTCGGTGCAAGAGTGTGGGCGGCAATGGTCGGTGCAAGAGTGTGGGTGGCAATGGTCGGTGCAAGAGTGTGGGTGGCAATGGTCGGTGCAAGAGTGTGGGCGGCAATGGTCGGTGCAAGAGTGTGGGTGGCAATGGTCGGTGCAAGAGTGTGGGCGGCAATGGTCGGTGCAAGAGTCTGGGCGGCAATGGTCGGTGCAAGAGTCTGGGCGGCAATGGTCGGTGCAAGAGTGTGGGTGGCAATGGTCGGTACAAGAGTCTGGGTGGCAATGGTCGGTGCAAGAGTCTGGGTGGCAATGGTCGGTGCAAGAGTGTGGGTGGCAATGGTCGGTGCAAGAGTCTGGGCGGCAATGGTCGGTGCAAGAGTCTGGGTGGCAATGGTCGGTGCAAGAGTGTGGGTGGCAATGGTCGATGCAAGAGTCTGGGCGGCAATGGTCGGTGCAAGAGTCTGGGCGGCAATGGTCGGTGCAAGAGTCTGGGCGGCAATGGTCGGTGCAAGAGTCTGGGCGGCAATGGTCGGTGCAAGAGTCTGGGCGGCAATGGTCGGTGCAAGAGTCTGGGCGGCAATGGTCGGTGCAAGAGTCTGGGCGGCAATGGTCGGTGCAAGAGTCTGGGCGGCAATGGTCGGTGCAAGAGTGTGGGTGGCAATGGTCGGTGCAAGAGTCTGGGCGGCAATGGTCGGTGCAAGAGTCTGGGCGGCAATGGTCGGTGCAAGAGTCTGGGCGGCAATGGTCGGTGCAAGAGTCTGGGTGGCAATGGTCGGTGCAAGAGTCTGGGCGGCAATGGTCGGTGCAAGAGTCTGGGCGGCAATGGTCGGTGCAAGAGTCTGGGCGGCAATGGTCGGTGCAAGAGTGTGGGTGGCAATGGTCGGTGCAAGAGTCTGGGCGGCAATGGTCGGTGCAAGAGTCTGGGCGGCAATGGTCGGTGCAAGAGTCTGGGCGGCAATGGTCGGTGCAAGAGTCTGGGCGGCAATGGTCGGTGCAAGAGTCTGGGCGGCAATGGTCGGTGCAAGAGTCTGGGCGGCAATGGTCGGTGCAAGAGTCTGGGCGGCAATGGTCGGTGCAAGAGTCTGGGCGGCAATGGTCGGTGCAAGAGTCTGGGCGGCAATGGTCGGTGCAAGAGTCTGGGTGGCAATGGTCGGTGCAAGAGTCTGGGCGGCAATGGTCGGTGCAAGAGTCTGGGCGGCAATGGTCGGTGCAAGAGTCTGGGCGGCAATGGTCGGTGCAAGAGTCTGGGCGGCAATGGTCGGTGCAAGAGTCTGGGTGGCAATGGTCGGTACAAGAGTCTGGGCGGCAATGGTCGGTACAAGAGTCTGGGCGGCAATGGTCGGTACAAGAGTCTGGGCGGCAATGGTCGGTACAAGAGTCTGGGCGGCAATGGTCGGTGTAAGAGTCTGGGCGGCAATGGTCGGTGTAAGAGTCTGGGCCAGTGA